The Solanum dulcamara chromosome 6, daSolDulc1.2, whole genome shotgun sequence genome contains the following window.
TCTGTTTTGTGTGAGTCTTAGATTAAATAAATAGAAGCTTAACTGCTGTAAATCTTATAGTCAATTACATAAGTTGATAGATTAGTGTAAAATAATCATCCGTCATCTGAAAATGATACTGAGTATTCACACAGTTGGATCTCAATTGATTTGGATTTGAAATTCATGTGCGCTCTAATTACTTTTCAACTCGATCTAATTAAGCAAAAAAGGATGCGCTTATTTTTAGTCATTTTTTTGGTTGTGATTTTAGGGAGCTTACAGGGACAACAATGGAAAACCCGTGGTACTGGAGTGTGTTAGAGAAGCAGAGCAGAGGATCGCTGGCACTTTCAACATGTGAGTGCTTCTCGTTATTTCTCTAATTTGTTTCTCTAAGAAGAGAATTTGAATTTGTCCTTTCTCCTTGGAAAACATTATTTAAGTTTTTTGCTATATTTATTGAGTAATTACAATAGGTGTACGTTTAATTTATCTGTTTGAAACTATGGGAAACATTATTTAAGTTTTTTTGCTAGTTTATTGATTAATAACGATAGGTGcgtttaatttatttgttagaaacataaaattattttgactatTTAAAAAACATTAAAAGCATATTTGTGTAAACTAATTTACAAGTACAACATCATACCCAATGAAATTCACAAGTGAGGTCTGAAAAGCCTAGAATATACGCAGATTATATCATTATCAGTATCTCTACCTCTCAGAGAGACTCAGCAGCAAATCTAAGTACAAGGAAAAAGAAaactatatataatttgagtATGAGAAACTGTGCAGGTGCACCTATTACTTATATATAGAATATACTTCTAAACAAAAGGTTGGTGTCTTGTGACTGATGActgttctttattttctttcactATAGCCACTTGTTGGTTTTTGTGCATAAATGTTAGTATAAGTGCATATTTGTATAAAGCatcttttttttagttttccaTCCGTCAGTTCCACTAACAAGTTTGATTCTTCAGGTTCTCTTCCCCTGcttttttcaacttttgcttatacttattctttatattctCATTTTTACTATATGGATGGTGGAGGTGGATCCCTTCACTAATTATATCTACCGAGCTTTCCTcccaatataaattataaatatcaaatttactTTTCCACAGTTTAATGGTGTTTAAGAAAATGCTGTGCACCGTACATCCCATTTTTTATTATGGTGTTTGACTAGCtcaacaattttttatttgactAGTGTAATTCGTTGTGGTAGAAGAATAACTAAAATAACAGGTGGAAAAGACCTTTTTGATGGAAACCATTATTAAGTCAAAGTTGAAATTTGAGAACGTAACCGGATTGACTTCTTAAATATATGAAATTGTCTGTACGTATGTCAACATTATTAACCGTGTCAAACATTTTATAATGTCCTAAACTAGACAGTACTACTATTTTAACTTCTCTATGTCAAAGTTCTGATTTTGCCTTCAGaaatctattttatttatttaacacGGAGTTACTATAGTGCTTATGTGGAAACTGGGAACTGGAAACATGACAATGAATTTGAAAGtttaagaatcaaaatataatttattttttttggagatgtaagaatcaaaatattttcagtattgCACAAAAAGGTAATGGTTGTTACTTAAAGACAAACTGATATTATGTGGATACTTTAGTTCAATACCATGCTCACGTTGACAATTCATCATTTACCAGGGAATATCTTCCTATGGGAGGTAGTGTCAACATGATCGAGGACTCGCTGAAGTTGGCCTACGGGGAGAACTCAGACTTGATAAAAGATAAACGCATTGCTGCAATTCAGGCATTATCTGGAACTGGTGCATGCCGAATTTTTGCAGACTTACAAAAGCGCTTTTGTCCTGATTCACATATTTATATTCCTGTTCCTACATGGTCTAAGTAAGTACATTTTTCTGCATCTTTGGAACCTCTTGATCAATCGTCCTAGATTGGTTTTTGGCACAGTAAATCGTTAGTATGTAAATGCCTTCGAAAATTTCTAAAGTCCTGTCATTTACTAACATGAGATTCTCGACAGTCATCATAACATTTGGAGAGATGCTCATGTCCCTCAGAGAAcatatcattattatcatccaGAATCAAAGGGTTTGGACTTTGCTGCAATGATGGATGATATAAAGGTATGAAAACACGCAGTTGAGATGTTATTGTTGATTGCGTTCTTTCTCAGATTGCCATTATATGTGCTATCCTGACCTATTACAACTTTCTTTTACATAGAATGCCCCAAAAGGATCATTCTTTCTGCTTCATGCTTGTGCTCATAATCCTACTGGGGTGGATCCGACAGAGGAACAATGGAGGGAGATCTCGCACCAGTTCAAGGTAATAACTTGtatattttctctcatttttcttGTTGCAAGTCTCATACTGAATTATTACACTGATTCAGGTGAACGGGCACTTTGCTTTATTTGACATGGCCTATCAAGGATTTGCAAGTGGGAATCCAGAGAAGGATGCCAAGGCTATCAGGATATTTCTTGAGGATGGTCATCCGATAGGATGTGCCCAGTCATATGCAAAAAATATGGGGCTATATGGTCAGAGAGTTGGTTGCCTAAGGTAATAAAACACTACTCccaagatcatatatatattttggccTAGTTATAATCTGGAGAGTAAAACTAACTTTTTTTCAATTCATAGTTGGTCCATCTTTTCTAGTTCCATAATATGCAGTACAACTTTATGTAGTTTCTAGATCTGTCCTTTTCTCTTTCAAACAATCAAAAACTTTTTGTTAAGTCTTGTTATTTTACATTTACTAATTAATGataccatatatcatatattttcatatcataatatcTCATACTTATACCCTTCGGGGTGGCCCAGTGGTTTGGGCTTGGAATTTCCATGTTGGAGCTCTCAAGTTCGAAACCCCTTGCCAGCGAAAGCAAGGGGTTTGCTTTCTGGGTCGAGCTCGTCGCACCGGGCTTGCCTAGTGCAGGTTACTTCTCTTGTGtggtttgcgagctattgccttggggggggggggggggttaccCTGTGTGCACCCAAAAGGTAGCGGCTACGGGTTTCtcttgtcataaaaaaaaaatatatctcatACTTATACCTATATTTCCCGTACTAGTCAAAAAGGACTCCTGTCAAACACAGCATCTGATATCAGTGTAACAACAACTAAATTCTAATCCAAACTAGTTGGTTCGCTTGTATGGATTAGATGCTTCCGTTATTGTGTATATGGTGGTGTGACGCAGAAAATTCTGTTCTATGCGTCAAGTTTGTTAtacttttaaagaaaatagGGGAAATTTTTGGGTTACTTGATAAATTTCATTTGTTGTTAATACACAACACAAAGTTAAAAGACTTTCAATGCTTTTGCTGTGATGCCTCAATTAACTGCAGTGTGGTTTGTGAGGATGAAAAACAAGCAGTGGCAGTGAAAAGTCAGTTGCAGCAACTTGCCAGGCCCATGTACAGTAATCCACCTGTTCATGGTGCTCTAGTTGTTTCTACCATCCTTGGAGATCCAAACTTGAAAAAGCTATGGCTCGGGGAAGTGAAGGTAAGTTGATGGTGCTCTGGCTGCTCTTTAGCTTGGTACTCATTTTCAGAACATCATATGTTAAGCGTAAAGTTCAATGACTTAAGAGTTGTTTTTCCAGGGCATGGCTGATCGCATCATCGGGATGAGAACTGCTTTaagagaaaaccttgagaagtTGGGCTCACCTCTATCTTGGGAGCACATAACCAACCAGGTATTGAAAGCAATGACTTTTGTCGTTTTCAGTACCAGTACATAACTACAAGAAAATTACTATGGTTCACCAACTGCCCCTTTAATGTTCGATATTTTCTACAGATTGGCATGTTCTGCTACAGTGGGATGACACCCGAACAAGTAGACCGATTGACAAAAGAGTATCACATCTACATGACTCGTAATGGTCGTATCAGGTATAATTATTCAGACACCAAGTTCAAACTTCATGCACTTATGTTCTTAAACAAGTTTTATTATCTCATATCAGGTTTTTTTCCCAATCTGTTTTTTTAATTGCCTCTTTTATGTGCAGTATGGCTGGAGTTACTACTGGAAATGTTGGTTACTTGGCAAACGCTATTCATGAGGTTACTAAATCTGCTTAAGCTCTAACATCATGGATTCAATAATCAGCTGTGGGAAGGCTgtgaaaaatcattttttcccCTAGTGCTTCTCCTTCGTTCTAGTAGGACGGACACTTTGTAGAATTCCTTTTCTGTGATTGGAAAGTAAATTGAGATTACATCATATTGTAAGTTGAGTTAAAATAATCGTACTGAGGGGAGGGGGAATAAATAGAGCCATTTTGAGGTGTAGAAGTCATTAGCAACGTCGAGGTGGAGTTGGTAGTTATTTTAGGGTACATTACAGACTAATCATCCTAAATTGTTAAGGTACTCCTGTTTATCATATACAACAGCGTAGTTAAATGATATTTATGCCAACATTTTGAAGTATTATTGCTGTTATATGGTGCCATGGCCAGACGGAAGTAGTAATTTATTCTTGGTGCTCATTACATATTTACATGTATTAGCCAGCACAATACTACCTAAATAAGATTGAATCAAATATTGAGTTTCGACTAGAGAGCGGCAGAGTGCAACTCGAGAGCGGCAGAGCACCAGTAGACAATTTTTACGAGGGAGTTGCATTTTCTTTTCTATAATTATCCAGAATGTACACTTTTCTTCTTTATACGAGGCAAAATGGGAGGTGGTGTCAGTGGCAGAAAGAATAAAGGGAAACGAAACTGAAATTGTTAAGACTGAAGAGGAGGTGCAAGAGGTTAGCTGTAGCAGGAGTTAGGAGAGGTAAACCgaagaagaattcaagaaaggtAATTAGATAGAACAGTACAACTTAGTTAATTGTTGGGGAATGTAGGTCGAGAATTGTAGTAAGAAGCAAAGGGGGGAGCGGGGCTAGTCTCCTCTGCTCTTTTCCTTTTAGTAGTAGCTTTTAATTATCGTCTAGTCACCTTTTCTTTGATATGTATATTACAATTTGTTGTTGCATTTGTTTTATATCTAGCTATTTTActgtttattttcttaaaatccgCATCGGATACCTCACAAAGCTAGGAGGCTATTTTACTGCCTATTTCCTTATAATTCTGCATCAGATGCCTCACAAAGGTAGGAGGCTATATCACTGCCTATTTACTTGCAATCCTGCAGCAGATGCCTCACAAAGGTAGGAGGCTATATCACTGCCTATTTACTTGCAATCCTGCATCAGATGCCTCACAAAGGTAGGAGGCTATATCACTGCCTATTTACTTGCAATCCTGCATCAGATGCCTCACAAAGGTAGGGAAAGGTATGCGTACAACTAGAATTATACCGGATATTTGTTGcacatttttcttctttttgaccTTTGGTTTTCCTATCGCTGATTTTGCTCTCataatatacaaatatgaaACTAGAGAAACAATGAAATTGATCTTTCAAaggcaagaaaaaaaaaggctGCAGAGAAGACAATATTATATATGCATTACATTCAAAAATAATAGAGCTTAAAACAACTTGCATATAAATAACTACAACCAAAAGCTACAATGCCTAGTGCTCCAGAATGTATCTCTCAAGGAAATCTGCTTAACTAGAGAAtacaatatttatcatttatactCCTATCTGAAATCTTCTTATCAAAACCATGTACAAAAGAGGCAACAGGTCCTGCTATTAGCTAAAGACGACATAAGTAGACAGGATCACTTCCTCGTAAGCCAAACAGCAACTATACGCATACAACTTTTACGTGCGTACATAGCCACTGGTCAAGACAAAAGGACTCCCTATATTTTCTGATACACCAACTCTATATTACATTAATACAATTATGTTGCACCGGGAAATGGGAAATTCAAACCAAGTTGCCTCCACACATGCTCAGGGATCAGCTTGTTGACCAAATCAGGTGAAGCTCCAGTTAACTGCAAGCAATAGCAACATAAACACAACTTTCATGATCCCCAACATCTTGCATG
Protein-coding sequences here:
- the LOC129892425 gene encoding aspartate aminotransferase, mitochondrial; the protein is MAIRAAISGRLLKLSSFSIGARSFSSWWRNVEPAPKDPILGVTEAFLADPSPDKVNVGVGAYRDNNGKPVVLECVREAEQRIAGTFNMEYLPMGGSVNMIEDSLKLAYGENSDLIKDKRIAAIQALSGTGACRIFADLQKRFCPDSHIYIPVPTWSNHHNIWRDAHVPQRTYHYYHPESKGLDFAAMMDDIKNAPKGSFFLLHACAHNPTGVDPTEEQWREISHQFKVNGHFALFDMAYQGFASGNPEKDAKAIRIFLEDGHPIGCAQSYAKNMGLYGQRVGCLSVVCEDEKQAVAVKSQLQQLARPMYSNPPVHGALVVSTILGDPNLKKLWLGEVKGMADRIIGMRTALRENLEKLGSPLSWEHITNQIGMFCYSGMTPEQVDRLTKEYHIYMTRNGRISMAGVTTGNVGYLANAIHEVTKSA